The following are encoded together in the Fusarium keratoplasticum isolate Fu6.1 chromosome 1, whole genome shotgun sequence genome:
- a CDS encoding DUF2293 domain-containing protein → MGREKRGLPAAVAGGPKERHRRAQRSQYDPTAPVPQGFVAKPAIPKTKHHSYFEFVENKDKKKKKLEFQITTKSTPPPGFEFVPAGNPELTTACKELSRDKDAMIFIVSNAKDNTANILSHQVHRIGHHIRETIVEEARASLGHILDRTLPPTGGSPEPIPESQEEYDAQVDAALRDLFPRIPNTDRQMIIEHAFRRGTSSKTEKVGLSADITLARRVQLAVLAHIRHTHTRYDTLLRETTWQNARKVVEALCLDTLVKWRGDEESGRDQLDEILREVVVISDSEEESGEETDDSVEEVMPQPRSTLTNRLTSNISGQDGPGRRQSPRLNPGAKGPGPLTPAKQKAKVKKAKRKTSAERKGQRGFKRYQAWQEALERSRGEPAPAPQSPVARSLPYTHVPPPTGALALRDDEFPPASQLRIVPERAGPAPNENGYVGKPHHPPSNQFMNPGRESFSPVARKVKSPFNESSPVTRRPVSRITSRLQDMLVPSIEPASPEAMKPSFVRTVPPRPQAFRDELPFGSRIQHPSTVSSPLRGLNVRDDPAHISRPDRFAPEERPYDGRLSGPGQAVLHREQDYAPRNGSRIVTAPLYRSDARPALHTPPAIAVSRRPYEEAPRPGDRDSPIVMEDRGGFYQRVPVRGDGTRLAAHDPGFVEYRRPTRETRRVEEPRPISWHEGPRVLHDSRHGAGIEVIPITRAPPLEARPRPILVESRSAPYLPAASGPPSGSWRYVEREPHLVHHDTPSSEARLMTSDFPGLRREPYREIRIEERPPEAFQQREPTQRHYGNQPPLAPNNGRMHPLHPRQPENVIVLE, encoded by the exons ATGGGGAGAGAAAAGCGCGGCCTGCCCGCCGCCGTGGCAGGAGGCCCGAAGGAGAGGCATCGCCGAGCCCAGAGATCTCAGTATGATCCTACGGCGCCTGTACCACAAGGCTTTGTTGCCAAGCCAGCCATACCAAAGACAAAGCATCACTCGTACTTCGAGTTTGTGGAGAAcaaagacaagaagaagaagaagctcgagtTTCAG ATCACCACCAAAAGCACTCCCCCTCCTGGTTTCGAATTTGTCCCTGCCGGCAATCCCGAACTAACTACAGCATGCAAAGAGCTGTCCCGCGATAAAGATGCCATGATCTTTATAGTTTCG AACGCAAAAGACAATACCGCCAACATCCTATCACATCAGGTCCATCGGATCGGTCATCATATCAGAGAAACGATTGTCGAGGAAGCCCGAGCCAGCTTAGGACACATCCTGGACCGCACGCTACCGCCAACTGGTGGCTCGCCCGAGCCTATCCCAGAATCCCAGGAAGAGTATGATGCGCAGGTAGATGCCGCTTTGCGAGATCTATTCCCAAGGATCCCCAACACCGACCGCCAGATGATTATCGAACATGCTTTCAGACGG GGCACATCGTCCAAGACCGAAAAAGTAGGACTCTCAGCAGACATCACCCTTGCCCGACGGGTTCAACTTGCAGTGCTCGCTCATATCCGCCATACCCATACCAGGTATGACACTTTACTCAGAGAGACGACATGGCAGAATGCTCGCAAGGTCGTTGAGGCCTTGTGTTTAGATACACTCGTCAAGTGGCgaggagatgaggagagCGGCCGGGACCAGCTGGATGAGATCTTGCGGGAAGTCGTGGTCATATCTGactcggaggaggagtcCGGCGAGGAGACTGATGACTCGGTCGAAGAGGTCATGCCTCAGCCTCGATCTACTCTGACAAACAGACTCACAAGCAACATCTCTGGCCAAGATGGTCCTGGTCGTCGCCAATCTCCCAGACTCAACCCGGGCGCCAAAGGCCCCGGCCCCCTTACCCCAGCCAAACAGAAGGCCAAGGTTAAGAAAGCCAAGCGAAAGACTTCggcagagagaaaaggccaacGCGGTTTCAAGAGATATCAAGCCTGGCAAGAAGCCCTTGAACGCTCCCGCGGAGAACCGGCCCCAGCTCCCCAATCCCCTGTGGCACGAAGCCTCCCATATACACATGTTCCGCCACCCACAGGAGCTCTTGCGCTCAGAGATGATGAGTTCCCGCCCGCTTCCCAGCTCAGGATTGTTCCGGAAAGGGCCGGGCCTGCGCCAAACGAGAATGGCTATGTTGGGAAACCACACCATCCTCCGAGTAACCAGTTCATGAACCCTGGACGTGAGTCCTTTTCTCCGGTTGCACGCAAGGTAAAGTCTCCCTTCAATGAGTCGTCACCTGTCACACGTCGACCGGTGTCGAGGATTACCAGCCGCTTGCAAGATATGCTGGTGCCATCCATTGAGCCAGCATCTCCCGAAGCCATGAAGCCTTCTTTTGTACGTACAGTGCCGCCCAGACCCCAGGCATTCAGGGATGAGCTCCCTTTTGGTTCCAGGATacaacatccatccacaGTTTCCTCTCCATTGCGTGGCCTCAATGTGAGAGATGACCCAGCTCACATATCCCGCCCTGATCGCTTCGCCCCTGAGGAAAGACCCTACGATGGGCGTCTCAGTGGTCCTGGACAAGCCGTGCTACATCGCGAACAGGACTATGCCCCTCGCAATGGAAGCCGTATTGTTACTGCTCCCTTGTATCGCTCTGACGCGAGGCCAGCACTACACACCCCTCCGGCCATTGCTGTAAGTCGACGGCCTTATGAGGAGGCCCCAAGACCAGGAGATCGTGATTCCCCGATCGTTATGGAAGATCGTGGCGGATTCTACCAACGGGTCCCAGTCCGTGGAGATGGAACCCGCCTAGCGGCCCATGATCCAGGATTTGTCGAGTATAGACGGCCTACTCGTGAGACTCGTAGGGTTGAGGAGCCTCGACCTATTTCCTGGCACGAGGGGCCACGAGTCTTGCATGATAGTCGACACGGCGCGGGGATTGAGGTCATTCCCATCACTCGCGCTCCTCCGTTGGAGGCCCGACCACGCCCTATTTTGGTAGAGTCTCGTTCTGCGCCGTATCTGCCAGCAGCCTCAGGACCCCCCTCTGGTTCATGGAGATATGTTGAGCGAGAACCCCATCTTGTTCACCATGACACACCCAGCTCGGAGGCTCGTCTTATGACGAGTGATTTCCCAGGACTGAGGCGCGAACCGTATCGAGAGAT TCGGATTGAAGAACGACCCCCGGAGGCTTTCCAGCAACGAGAGCCGACACAGCGACACTACGGGAATCAACCACCACTTGCACCTAATAATGGCCGGATGCACCCTCTACACCCACGGCAACCCGAGAACGTCATTGTTCTCgagtga
- a CDS encoding HET domain-containing protein — MDHVLVPGDAPTAEPYRYEHFRDSYSIRILTLEPGVGDEPLVGSLTFENLDFGPEYEAISYVWGTEGRCSEILIDGRVLPLTRSIEGALRRMRHASSRRRLWADQICINQDDIAERSQQVSLMNAIYKGAQHVLVWLGPDDNRAAQAAVTMVHYLHGVFTNDEMHDEFRLAHSEELLKQDKSPWVPLAQMTRLQWFNRIWIVQEIGTTAPATLYWGDVEIDWEILSLVTGVLGESYHHLRSRFYILTPNIRYLYQRFVEPDEDNDINQDRASFIYELHRARHLLAKDPRDHVYAFLGHFSLHTGSKALSELEPDYSKSIEEVYYDVATRELSGCESLLLLSACHDVPSTYRRRPMTRGDLPTWVPDWRIVPLHLIGTPGTPHRASGDLTPRLHIDDERKALHIRGMRVDRIRRPTWTFWANAFQFRREPVPQLPIEALWSSICGRGSKRFSLQKKYFTGEPAFFALIQTLTNACVGADRSRPYEEIPKEEWLANGAAYLVRALGDTDGVDQEIQRLALSGDGFKWSHQATLVTRYRKFAVTAGGLFVLGPDIMQNGDVVVVLYGGKAPFLLRRRADGKTWMLVGECYVHGLMNGEALEGDTPQEEFVIL, encoded by the exons ATGGATCATGTCCTGGTGCCGGGGGATGCGCCGACCGCTGAGCCGTACCGGTACGAGCACTTCCGGGATAGCTACTCGATCCGTATCTTGACGCTCGAGCCCGGCGTGGGCGATGAGCCGCTGGTCGGGTCTCTCACGTTTGAGAATTTGGATTTTGGTCCGGAGTATGAGGCCATCTCGTATGTTTGGGGTACTGAGGGCCGGTGCTCAGAGATCCTCATTGATGGGAGGGTGCTACCTTTGACGCGGAGCATTGAGGGCGCGCTGCGCCGCATGAGACATGCCTCGTCCCGTCGTCGTCTCTGGGCAGACCAGATTTGCATCAACCAGGACGACATTGCGGAGCGGAGTCAGCAGGTTAGTCTCATGAATGCCATATACAAGGGAGCCCAGCATGTTTTGGTGTGGCTGGGGCCGGACGACAACCGTGCTGCCCAGGCGGCCGTCACCATGGTTCACTATCTACACGGCGTCTTTACGAATGATGAGATGCATGACGAGTTTCGTCTTGCGCACTCGGAGGAGCTGCTGAAGCAGGACAAGAGTCCCTGGGTGCCGTTGGCTCAGATGACGAGGCTACAATGG TTCAACCGGATATGGATTGTCCAAGAGATTGGCACTACAGCGCCGGCCACGCTCTACTGGGGAGACGTCGAGATTGATTGGGAGATCTTGTCTCTTGTCACGGGCGTCTTGGGCGAGAGCTACCATCATCTGAGGTCGAGGTTTTACATTCTCACCCCCAACATTCGGTATCTGTACCAGAGATTTGTTGAGCCGGACGAGGACAACGACATCAACCAAGACCGTGCCTCTTTTATATATGAGCTACATCGCGCGAGACATCTCCTCGCCAAAGATCCTCGGGATCATGTGTATGCCTTTCTGGGCCACTTCTCACTTCACACTGGCAGCAAGGCCCTCTCGGAACTGGAACCAGATTATAGCAAGTCGATTGAAGAGGTCTACTATGATGTTGCCACCAGAGAACTCTCGGGCTGCGAATCACTTCTCTTATTATCTGCCTGCCATGATGTGCCGTCCACGTATAGGAGGAGGCCCATGACAAGGGGGGATCTACCAACGTGGGTTCCGGACTGGCGCATCGTTCCGCTTCACCTCATCGGAACCCCTGGCACACCTCACAGAGCTTCAGGGGACCTAACGCCGAGACTGCACATCGATGATGAGAGGAAGGCCTTACATATCCGTGGCATGCGTGTAGATCGAATTCGCCGACCGACATGGACTTTCTGGGCCAACGCCTTCCAGTTCCGTCGTGAACCAGTACCTCAACTACCCATTGAAGCTCTATGGAGCAGCATCTGCGGTCGTGGAAGCAAGCGCTTTAGTCTACAGAAGAAGTACTTCACCGGTGAACCGGCCTTCTTCGCCCTCATCCAGACGCTGACAAACGCCTGCGTCGGCGCGGACCGCTCCCGTCCCTACGAGGAGATCCCCAAGGAGGAGTGGCTCGCCAACGGGGCGGCGTACCTAGTTCGCGCACTGGGAGACACAGACGGCGTGGACCAGGAGATCCAGCGGCTGGCGCTCTCGGGGGATGGATTCAAATGGAGCCACCAGGCGACGCTGGTAACGCGATATCGCAAGTTTGCGGTAACCGCGGGGGGATTATTTGTCCTGGGGCCGGATATCATGCAGAACGGGGACGTGGTGGTTGTGCTGTATGGGGGAAAGGCACCGTTTTTGCTCAGGAGGAGGGCGGATGGGAAAACGTGGATGCTCGTGGGTGAGTGTTATGTACATGGGTTGATGAACGGGGAGGCTTTGGAGGGCGATACGCCGCAGGAGGAGTTTGTTATTTTATGA
- a CDS encoding BZIP-type transcription factor MBZ1, translated as MSASAQNNVDIDALLDLTEYENVSNYQSPSASVSPSATSKPTFTSPVTAAVSVPAATTTTQTLSGPSHNYDLYRQQTGFVPGALANTMAVNQTNNTGYQDFASLDYLSTFSPENDMFDFNTSPSQGTLGASDIDMDFESPADSQQFFTINPSNIEQDASLPSPPVLPTQTNNVGRLWPGAHSQAALAKAQAEQRHQQRLIQQQQQAQRQSPQAKSRGKAPQPTDPIVEQKITQLLNSMRAKPSMPDGQGQSPLTNLPRAKKDEDEMDEDERLLASEEGKKLSSKERRQLRNKVSARAFRSRRKEYISQLESEIANKVNENGDLRTQNRALVEENKRLTDLTRMLLSSSSFSTFLDTLSNNPAASTAPTPQLKVEPQQEQRQMPKDINPYNAQQSQQQQIGMAMIPEQNMDFSMLTLDNTYNFQPQVFVVDTPEVPTLDAAVLSGKTSNFVEPAFDSEDEKVDMPIIERPVEKPRVSEPVEAVPVDAEFESDPDFALFHNEPATTTEQPKELDTEGLSNVDIFGGIESEKVLSRLELVDASEEETTAALAMLRVERICASTEAVVSRLELLTLDM; from the exons ATGTCGGCTTCGGCCCAGAACAACGTCGATATCGACGCCCTCCTCGATCTCACAGAGTACGAGAACGTCTCGAATTACCAGTCTCCTTCGGCCTCAGTCTCGCCCTCAGCGACCTCGAAGCCTACCTTCACAAGCCCCGTCACCGCGGCCGTGTCAGTGCCCGCAGCTACCACAACCACACAGACCTTGAGTGGTCCCAGTCACAACTATGATCTGTACCGACAACAGACTGGCTTTGTGCCCGGTGCGCTCGCAAACACCATGGCGGTGAACCAGACCAACAACACTGGTTACCAGGACTTTGCCAGCCTCGACTATCTTTCCACCTTCAGCCCCGAGAACGACATGTTTGACTTCAACACGTCTCCTTCTCAAGGAACTCTGGGCGCTTCAGATATCGATATGGACTTTGAGTCCCCTGCCGATTCGCAGCAattcttcaccatcaacccCAGCAACATCGAGCAGGATGCCAGCCTGCCATCGCCGCCTGTTCTGCCCACCCAGACCAACAATGTCGGCCGTCTCTGGCCCGGCGCCCACTCTCAGGCTGCCCTCGCCAAGGCTCAAGCTGAGCAGCGTCACCAGCAGCGCCtgatccagcagcagcaacaggctCAGCGACAGAGCCCCCAGGCCAAGTCCCGCGGCAAGGCTCCTCAGCCCACCGACCCCATTGTTGAGCAGAAGATCACTCAGCTCCTCAACTCGATGCGGGCCAAGCCCTCTATGCCTGACGGTCAGGGCCAGAGCCCCCTCACCAACCTCCCCCgcgccaagaaggacgaggatgagatggatgaggatgagcgACTCCTGGCTAGTGAGGAGGGTAAGAAGCTCAGCAGTAAGGAGCGCCGTCAGCTTCGCAACAAGGTTTCCGCTCGTGCTTTCCGTTCCCGTAGAAAGG AATACATCTCTCAGCTGGAGAGTGAAATTGCCAACAAGGTCAACGAGAATGGTGATCTCCGAACCCAGAACCGGGCCCTCGTTGAGGAGAACAAGCGTCTCACCGACCTGACCCGTATGCTTCtgtcctcgtcttccttctccaccTTCCTGGACACGCTCAGCAACAACCCTGCCGCCTCTACTGCCCCTACCcctcagctcaaggtcgagcCTCAGCAGGAGCAGCGTCAGATGCCCAAGGACATCAACCCTTACAACGCCCAGCAGtcccagcagcaacagattggcatggccatgatcCCTGAGCAGAACATGGACTTCTCCATGCTCACCCTGGACAACACCTACAACTTCCAGCCCCAGGTCTTTGTCGTCGACACCCCTGAGGTGCCCACTCTCGATGCCGCTGTCCTGTCCGGAAAAACCTCCAACTTTGTTGAGCCTGCCTTTGATtccgaggatgagaaggtCGACATGCCCATCATCGAGCGACCTGTCGAGAAGCCTCGGGTGTCTGAGCCTGTCGAGGCTGTCCCTGTCGACGCTGAGTTTGAGTCTGATCCCGATTTCGCCCTGTTCCACAACGAGCCTGCCACTACCACTGAGCAGCCCAAGGAGCTCGACACCGAGGGTCTGTCCAACGTCGACATCTTTGGTGGCATCGAATCGGAGAAGGTTCTCTCGCGACTGGAGCTTGTTGATGCCAGCGAGGAAGAGACCACAGCTGCTCTGGCCATGCTTCGGGTGGAACGCATCTGCGCTAGCACCGAGGCCGTTGTGTCAAGGTTAGAGCTTCTCACCCTTGACATGTAA